A single window of Danio rerio strain Tuebingen ecotype United States chromosome 15, GRCz12tu, whole genome shotgun sequence DNA harbors:
- the zgc:162936 gene encoding zinc finger protein isoform 2 (isoform 2 is encoded by transcript variant 2; The RefSeq protein has 6 substitutions compared to this genomic sequence) gives MAFIKVESEDMMIEETFTVKHEETEEAFRVKHEDPEEQTDLVGLKEEEEELNDMEGKEQCVKHQDFVNVEQFIKIEPTSSGKTDQKNKPNQLFICQQCGRAFSRKYKLKNHMTIHTGEKPFTCEQCGKSFNYKENLNYHMRVHTGERPFSCKECGKSFVHKAALKYHTRVHTGEKPFTCELCGKSYVHKGNLNYHKRGHTGERPFTCEQCGKSFVQKHKLNNHILSHTGEKPFKCLQCGTGFSCKANLHTHMKVHSGEKPFTCQQCGKSYTKKSNLKKHMNVHTGENLFRCERCGQSFRYKHSLDSHIQKRELSGGNCLIKYTAEKPYACQLCDKSYKNKTHFDSHMKIHAGEKPFPCDQCGGSFSNKAALGSHMKVHIGESSHSVNAQKSVDH, from the coding sequence aCCTGATGGGACtcaaagaagaggaagaagaattGAATGACATGGAGGGGAAAGAGCAATGTGTGGAACATCAAGACTTTGTGAATGTAGAACAGTTTATTAAGATCGAACCGACTTCATCAGGAAAAACAGATCAGAAGAACAAACCTAATCAGCTGTTCatctgccaacagtgtggaagaGCTTTCAGTCGGAAGTATAAACTGAAGAATCACATgacgatccacactggagagaagcctttcaCCTGTGAgcagtgtgggaagagcttcaaTTACAAGGAAAACCTTAATtaccacatgagagttcacaccggagagagGCCGTTCTCCTGTAaggagtgtggaaagagtttcgttCACAAAGCAGCTCTTAAATACCACACCagagttcacaccggagagaagcccttCACCTGTGAACTGTGTGGAAAGAGCTACGTTCACAAGGGAAACCTTAATTACCATAAGAGAGGTCATACTGGAGAGAGGCCGTTCACCTGCgagcagtgtggaaagagtttcgttCAGAAACATAAGCTTAATAACCACATCTtaagccacactggagagaaacccttcAAATGCCTGCAGTGTGGAACCGGTTTCAGTTGCAAAGCAAACCTTAACTCCCACATGAAAGTCCATTCTGGAGAGAAGCCGTTCACGTGCCagcagtgtgggaagagttacaCCAAAAAAAGCAACCTTAAAAAGCACATGAACGTCCACACTGGGGAGAACCTGTTCAGATGCGAGCGGTGCGGGCAGAGCTTCAGATATAAACATTCATTGGATTCTCATTTACAAAAGAGAGAGCTCAGCGGAGGGAACTGTCTTATTAAATACACTGCAGAAAAGCCTTACGCGTGCCAGCTGTGTGATAAGagctataaaaacaaaacacactttGATTCCCACATGAAAATACacgctggagagaaaccgttcccCTGTGATCAGTGTGGAGGGAGCTTCAGGAATAAAGCAGCCCTTGGCTCACACATGAAGGTTCACATTGGTGAGTCCTCACACTCGGTAAATGCACAGAAATCTGTTGATCACTAA